One segment of uncultured Tolumonas sp. DNA contains the following:
- the rpoS gene encoding RNA polymerase sigma factor RpoS: MSVTERADSDLDLLDLQDPVDDVEDITDVDVDMAEIEPVDELLLSPTITKVMDATQLYLGEIGFSPLLTAEEEVYFARRALRGDEAARNRMIESNLRLVVKIARRYNNRGLALLDLVEEGNLGLIRAVEKFDPERGFRFSTYATWWIRQTVERAIMNQTRTIRLPIHVVKELNVYLRTARELAQRLDHEPTAEDIAFLLDKPVEEVSRMLKLNEKICSVDTPIAGDGDKSLIDILTDDRINCPEDQTQDDDMQHSIVVWLEQLNPKQREVLARRFGLMGYEPATLEEVGEEIGLTRERVRQIQVEGLRRMKEMLTQQGLSVETLFQFD; the protein is encoded by the coding sequence ATGAGTGTAACTGAACGTGCTGATAGCGACTTAGATCTGTTGGATTTACAAGATCCGGTTGACGACGTAGAAGACATTACTGATGTTGATGTCGACATGGCAGAAATTGAGCCTGTTGATGAATTATTACTATCTCCCACCATAACCAAAGTCATGGATGCGACTCAGCTTTATCTGGGTGAAATTGGTTTTTCACCGTTGCTGACCGCAGAAGAAGAAGTCTATTTTGCCCGTCGTGCTTTACGCGGTGATGAAGCTGCCCGTAACCGCATGATTGAATCTAATTTACGCCTCGTGGTTAAAATTGCCCGCCGTTACAATAATCGTGGTCTTGCATTATTAGACTTGGTGGAAGAAGGCAATTTAGGTCTTATTCGTGCAGTTGAAAAATTTGATCCGGAACGTGGCTTCCGTTTTTCAACCTATGCGACATGGTGGATCCGTCAAACTGTTGAACGGGCCATCATGAATCAAACACGCACCATTCGCTTACCGATCCATGTAGTTAAAGAGCTGAATGTCTATCTACGTACTGCACGTGAACTAGCCCAACGTCTGGACCATGAACCTACCGCGGAAGATATTGCATTTTTACTGGATAAGCCGGTAGAAGAAGTTTCTCGTATGCTGAAACTGAACGAAAAAATTTGCTCTGTCGACACCCCAATTGCCGGCGACGGTGATAAATCACTGATCGATATTCTGACCGATGATCGCATTAATTGCCCTGAAGATCAGACGCAAGATGACGATATGCAGCACAGCATTGTGGTGTGGCTGGAGCAGTTAAATCCGAAACAACGTGAAGTGCTGGCCCGTCGTTTTGGTTTAATGGGTTATGAACCAGCTACTTTGGAAGAAGTGGGCGAAGAAATTGGTTTAACTCGGGAACGGGTTCGTCAGATCCAGGTCGAAGGCTTACGCCGTATGAAAGAGATGCTGACGCAACAAGGTTTATCTGTCGAAACTTTGTTCCAGTTTGATTAA
- a CDS encoding peptidoglycan DD-metalloendopeptidase family protein, which produces MTFNSAWAFMRNYKTQPVVVCILILLFSAVLTACSLNTTPAPVRDAGSKSNVKPSYRNNASPTLRNDSTHVLPVGSASERPKLSPGTPYTVKPGDTLYAIAWMYGADVRVLAEQNGLDATHHVRTGQVIHYSLPNGLSSPSNAVEAHSLPDHKVKVGDSLSILAEKNGFRLAELGTFNHIKAPYVIHPGQTIRFPAQTSTGISSDATNSPDFGSKDSFNTERAVDQKSEKSNSKSVVDKNQTDYSDSAKQVNNKLLTWRWPAKGTVVGGFSAGEQSNKGIDISGKRGQPVVAAAGGRVVYAGNALRGYGNLIIIKHNEDYLSAYAHNDALRVTEQQVVKAGQKIADMGSSESSDVRLHFEIRYRGQSVNPLRYLPKR; this is translated from the coding sequence GTGACGTTTAATTCAGCTTGGGCATTCATGCGTAACTATAAAACACAACCTGTCGTTGTCTGCATTCTGATATTACTGTTTTCTGCGGTGTTAACCGCATGTTCATTAAATACTACACCCGCACCGGTACGAGATGCTGGCAGTAAGAGTAATGTTAAGCCTTCATACCGTAATAATGCATCACCAACTCTTAGGAATGACTCAACTCACGTATTGCCTGTCGGGTCAGCCAGTGAGCGTCCTAAATTATCGCCCGGTACACCTTATACAGTGAAGCCGGGCGATACCTTATACGCCATTGCCTGGATGTATGGTGCTGACGTTCGGGTATTGGCAGAACAGAATGGCTTAGATGCGACACATCATGTGCGAACAGGGCAGGTGATCCATTATTCTCTGCCTAATGGCTTATCATCACCGTCTAATGCGGTCGAAGCGCATAGTTTGCCTGATCATAAAGTTAAAGTCGGCGACAGCTTGTCGATTCTGGCAGAAAAAAATGGCTTTCGTTTAGCTGAGTTAGGCACGTTTAACCATATCAAAGCGCCTTACGTGATCCATCCAGGCCAAACAATTCGTTTTCCTGCGCAAACATCTACAGGCATCAGTTCCGATGCAACAAACAGTCCAGATTTTGGTTCAAAAGACTCCTTTAATACGGAGCGTGCTGTAGATCAGAAATCTGAAAAAAGCAATTCGAAATCGGTTGTTGACAAAAATCAAACAGATTACTCTGATTCTGCGAAACAAGTTAATAACAAGCTGTTAACTTGGCGTTGGCCAGCTAAAGGAACCGTGGTTGGTGGTTTTAGTGCTGGTGAACAGAGTAATAAAGGGATTGATATATCAGGTAAGCGTGGTCAGCCAGTGGTCGCTGCAGCAGGTGGGCGAGTTGTCTATGCGGGGAATGCTCTTCGTGGATATGGAAATCTGATCATTATCAAACATAACGAAGATTATCTTTCAGCGTATGCTCACAATGATGCGTTGCGAGTAACAGAGCAGCAAGTGGTTAAAGCTGGGCAAAAGATAGCCGATATGGGTAGTAGCGAATCATCAGATGTCAGACTGCATTTTGAGATCCGTTACCGAGGGCAATCTGTAAATCCGTTGAGATATTTGCCGAAACGATAG
- a CDS encoding protein-L-isoaspartate(D-aspartate) O-methyltransferase translates to MPVLLNWHHGLGSLNNVRGTVAYLLIKQLQELGIRDERVLSAMANVPRNYFVDEAISHQAWDNTALPIGFGQTISQPYIVARMTEQLMENDPQSVLEVGTGSGYQTAVLSQLIPHVYSVERIKALQYQARRRLQRLDLHNVSMRHGDGWAGWMSKAPFDAIIVTAAAEKVPEALLAQLADGGRMVIPVGEYKQELLLIEKYGNKTRTEVLEAVRFVPLVHGELM, encoded by the coding sequence ATGCCAGTGTTGCTGAACTGGCATCATGGATTGGGGAGTTTAAATAACGTGCGTGGCACGGTGGCTTATCTTTTAATCAAACAGTTGCAAGAACTCGGCATCCGGGATGAGCGAGTGCTTTCTGCTATGGCTAATGTGCCGCGCAACTACTTTGTCGATGAAGCCATCTCGCATCAGGCATGGGACAATACTGCCTTACCCATTGGTTTTGGTCAGACCATTTCGCAACCTTATATTGTTGCCCGCATGACCGAACAGTTGATGGAAAATGATCCGCAAAGCGTATTAGAGGTGGGTACCGGCTCTGGTTATCAAACGGCGGTGTTGTCACAACTTATTCCGCATGTTTACAGTGTGGAACGTATTAAAGCATTGCAATACCAGGCTCGTCGTCGGTTGCAGCGTCTTGATTTACATAATGTCTCTATGCGGCATGGTGATGGCTGGGCTGGTTGGATGAGTAAAGCACCCTTTGATGCAATTATTGTTACTGCTGCCGCGGAAAAAGTACCGGAAGCGTTATTGGCGCAACTGGCTGATGGGGGGCGAATGGTGATCCCCGTCGGTGAGTATAAGCAAGAACTGTTGCTGATAGAAAAATATGGTAATAAAACCAGAACGGAAGTGCTCGAAGCTGTTCGCTTTGTGCCTTTGGTTCACGGTGAATTAATGTGA
- the surE gene encoding 5'/3'-nucleotidase SurE, producing MKILVSNDDGVNAQGLHCLSEVLRSLGDVVVVAPDRNRSGASNSLTLENPIRVEILEEGKRYSVKGTPTDCVHFAVNKLLDPWPDIVVSGINHGANLGDDVIYSGTVAAATEGRHMGLPAVAVSLVGDTHFASAAHYACLLVSRLRTHPLPSDQILNVNVPDLPLEQIKGIKVTRLGNRHRGEKMLVMQDPRGKPVYWIGPPGEKQDAGEGTDFHAIEHGFVSITPLQVDMTAYASVAELASWIGEFK from the coding sequence ATGAAAATTCTGGTCAGTAATGATGATGGTGTGAATGCACAAGGCTTGCATTGTCTGAGTGAAGTATTACGTTCATTAGGTGATGTGGTTGTCGTCGCGCCTGATCGTAATCGTAGTGGTGCCAGTAACTCATTGACACTGGAAAATCCGATCCGGGTTGAAATACTCGAAGAGGGAAAACGTTATTCTGTGAAAGGTACACCAACCGATTGTGTGCATTTCGCCGTGAATAAGTTGTTGGATCCTTGGCCGGATATTGTTGTATCAGGCATTAACCATGGCGCCAATTTAGGTGATGATGTTATTTATTCCGGCACTGTAGCTGCGGCGACAGAAGGCCGACATATGGGCTTACCTGCGGTTGCTGTATCATTGGTTGGGGACACACATTTTGCGTCTGCGGCTCATTATGCGTGTCTGCTAGTTTCTCGTTTAAGGACACATCCACTGCCGTCAGATCAGATCCTGAACGTTAACGTACCCGATCTGCCGTTAGAACAGATTAAAGGTATCAAAGTCACCCGCTTAGGCAATCGCCATCGCGGTGAAAAAATGCTGGTTATGCAAGATCCACGTGGTAAACCCGTCTACTGGATCGGTCCACCAGGTGAAAAACAGGATGCGGGCGAAGGTACCGATTTCCATGCTATTGAACATGGATTTGTTTCCATTACGCCATTACAAGTTGATATGACGGCGTATGCCAGTGTTGCTGAACTGGCATCATGGATTGGGGAGTTTAAATAA
- a CDS encoding tRNA pseudouridine(13) synthase TruD: MNNEFDLNWPYRFGQPTQSALLKAEPADFQVFEDLGFMPSGQGEHLFVRIRKTGENTAWVAKLLSEYTGLPLSSVSWAGLKDRHAITEQWFGLHLPGKPDPDLRGFASENIQVLQTIRHDKKLRPGVLRGNLFRIQLREIQQNRDLDLRLQQISQLGVPNYFGPQRFGHDGNNLLIAADMFNGRRINDRQKRAIYLSAARSYIFNQVVAARIRDNCLQEPMLGDCLMFNHTDSCLVVDKSVRNNQLAQRIEFGELVTTAPLWGRGSSQAEGDALAWESSVLAEHADWLQALEKAGMQQERRRAVLRTNDLRWRWLDNALELHFSLSSGSYATSLIRELVNIRENTRDENSGQ; encoded by the coding sequence ATGAATAATGAATTCGACCTAAATTGGCCATACCGTTTTGGTCAGCCAACACAGTCTGCGCTGTTAAAGGCTGAACCCGCGGATTTTCAGGTATTTGAAGATCTGGGTTTTATGCCGAGCGGACAAGGTGAACATTTGTTTGTCCGTATTCGCAAAACCGGCGAAAACACGGCGTGGGTGGCTAAATTACTGTCGGAATACACCGGATTACCGCTGTCATCCGTCAGTTGGGCTGGGCTTAAAGATCGGCACGCAATTACTGAACAATGGTTTGGTTTGCATTTACCTGGTAAGCCTGATCCTGACCTGCGCGGGTTTGCGTCTGAAAATATTCAGGTTTTGCAGACCATTCGGCACGATAAAAAGCTGAGACCCGGTGTATTGCGTGGTAACTTATTCCGCATACAGCTGCGAGAGATTCAACAAAACCGAGATTTAGATTTGCGTTTGCAGCAGATCTCACAATTAGGTGTGCCGAATTATTTTGGCCCACAGCGCTTCGGCCATGACGGTAATAATTTGCTGATTGCGGCCGATATGTTTAACGGTCGTCGTATTAATGATCGGCAAAAACGAGCGATCTATTTATCGGCAGCCCGGAGTTATATTTTTAATCAGGTTGTTGCTGCCCGGATCCGTGATAACTGTTTGCAAGAGCCGATGTTGGGTGACTGTCTGATGTTTAATCATACCGACAGTTGCTTAGTTGTTGATAAAAGTGTGCGTAATAACCAGCTTGCCCAGCGTATTGAGTTTGGCGAATTAGTGACTACGGCTCCTTTATGGGGGCGCGGTAGCAGCCAAGCTGAAGGTGATGCCTTGGCGTGGGAGTCTTCTGTTTTAGCAGAACATGCCGACTGGTTGCAGGCATTAGAAAAGGCCGGCATGCAGCAAGAACGTCGCCGGGCAGTATTACGTACTAATGATTTACGCTGGCGCTGGTTGGATAATGCCTTAGAACTGCATTTTTCATTATCTTCCGGTAGTTATGCTACCAGTTTGATCCGTGAACTGGTCAATATAAGAGAAAATACGCGCGATGAAAATTCTGGTCAGTAA
- the ispF gene encoding 2-C-methyl-D-erythritol 2,4-cyclodiphosphate synthase, with translation MIRIGHGFDVHRFGGEGPCILGGVAVPYEQGLIAHSDGDVVLHTVADALLGAIAAGDIGRHFPDTDPQFKGVDSRILLRDVFARVKKNGFRLGNLDVTIIAQAPKMAPHIPAMCLNLAADLESQLTQINVKATTTEKLGFTGRKEGIAVEAVVLLVAADE, from the coding sequence ATGATCCGGATTGGTCACGGTTTTGATGTGCATCGTTTTGGTGGTGAAGGGCCTTGTATTCTTGGTGGGGTAGCAGTGCCCTATGAACAAGGCTTGATTGCCCATTCGGATGGCGATGTGGTGTTACATACGGTTGCTGATGCGTTATTGGGTGCTATTGCGGCGGGTGATATTGGCCGTCATTTCCCAGATACCGATCCACAGTTTAAAGGTGTGGATAGCCGTATTTTGTTGCGTGATGTGTTTGCTCGCGTCAAAAAAAACGGTTTCCGGCTCGGTAATCTCGACGTCACCATCATTGCTCAGGCACCGAAAATGGCCCCCCATATTCCGGCCATGTGCCTCAATTTGGCTGCCGATCTGGAAAGTCAGCTGACACAAATCAATGTTAAAGCGACCACCACCGAGAAATTAGGCTTTACTGGTCGTAAAGAAGGTATTGCCGTCGAAGCGGTCGTTTTACTGGTTGCTGCTGATGAATAA
- the ispD gene encoding 2-C-methyl-D-erythritol 4-phosphate cytidylyltransferase: MQTFTAVVPAAGRGSRMQANKPKQYLPLGDKTIIEHTLTRLLSHPQIEKIVVVIAEDDHYFPALALATHPKIEVTIGGPERAISVLNGLACVETDWVLVHDAARPCITHADLDRLLAAVARGEDGAILAVPVKDTMKRANLHQQIEQTVERGHLWHALTPQMFPTQQLADAIDAGLAQSVVLTDDASAMELAGFKPLLVTGRADNIKVTQPEDLALAAFILQQQELA, from the coding sequence ATGCAGACATTTACTGCCGTAGTGCCCGCTGCAGGCCGGGGAAGCCGGATGCAGGCTAATAAGCCGAAACAATATTTGCCATTAGGCGATAAAACGATCATCGAACATACGTTAACACGTTTACTTTCACACCCACAGATTGAAAAAATCGTGGTGGTGATTGCAGAAGATGATCATTATTTCCCCGCATTGGCTTTGGCGACGCATCCTAAAATTGAGGTCACCATTGGTGGTCCAGAGCGGGCAATTTCGGTATTAAATGGTTTAGCTTGTGTCGAAACTGATTGGGTGTTGGTGCATGATGCCGCTCGCCCTTGTATCACGCATGCAGACTTGGATCGCTTACTGGCGGCCGTAGCACGTGGTGAAGATGGCGCGATTTTGGCTGTACCAGTCAAAGACACCATGAAGCGTGCCAATCTGCACCAGCAGATCGAACAAACCGTGGAACGTGGTCATCTGTGGCATGCATTAACACCACAGATGTTTCCAACCCAGCAACTGGCTGATGCAATTGATGCCGGCTTAGCTCAATCTGTGGTGTTGACTGATGATGCATCAGCCATGGAATTGGCGGGATTCAAACCATTACTGGTGACGGGGCGTGCTGATAACATCAAAGTGACGCAACCAGAAGATCTGGCATTGGCGGCATTTATTCTGCAGCAACAGGAGTTGGCATGA
- the ftsB gene encoding cell division protein FtsB — protein MRLFTLILMVVLALVQRQLWFGKNGLVEYRQVSENLLRQQADNQKLQERNMLLKEEIEDLKSGLEAIEELARNDLGFIKPGETFYRVLPRDSAGQNKNSSLPKSD, from the coding sequence ATGCGCCTGTTTACCCTTATCCTGATGGTTGTCTTGGCGTTAGTGCAACGCCAGCTCTGGTTCGGGAAAAACGGACTCGTTGAGTATCGACAAGTCTCAGAAAATTTATTACGCCAGCAGGCTGATAATCAGAAGCTGCAAGAGCGTAATATGTTACTTAAAGAAGAAATTGAAGATCTTAAAAGTGGTCTGGAAGCTATTGAAGAATTAGCTCGAAATGATCTGGGTTTTATCAAACCCGGAGAAACTTTTTACCGAGTGCTGCCTCGTGACAGTGCTGGGCAAAACAAGAATAGTTCACTACCGAAGAGTGATTAA
- the eno gene encoding phosphopyruvate hydratase, which translates to MSKIVKVIAREIIDSRGNPTVEAEVHLEGGFSGMAAAPSGASTGSREALELRDGDKARFLGKGVLKAIGAVNGPIAAALLGKDAQDQATIDQIMIDLDGTENKSNFGANAILAVSLANAKAAAAAKGLPLYAHIAELNGTPGVYSMPLPMMNIINGGEHADNNVDIQEFMIQPVGAKTLKEAVRMGAEVFHNLAKVLKSKGYNTAVGDEGGFAPNLKSNAEALEVIAEAVAAAGYVLGKDVTLAMDCAASEFYDAEKKEYNLKGEGRIFTSNGFSDFLEDLTTKFPIVSIEDGLDESDWEGFAYQTEKLGKKIQIVGDDLFVTNTKILKRGIDNGIANSILIKFNQIGSLTETLAAIKMAKDAGYTAVISHRSGETEDATIADLAVGTAAGQIKTGSMSRSDRVAKYNQLIRIEEALGAKAPFNGLKEVKGQA; encoded by the coding sequence ATGTCTAAAATCGTCAAAGTGATTGCTCGCGAAATCATCGACTCACGCGGTAACCCAACTGTTGAAGCTGAAGTGCACCTGGAAGGTGGTTTCTCTGGTATGGCTGCTGCTCCGTCTGGTGCATCTACCGGCTCTCGCGAAGCACTGGAACTGCGTGACGGTGACAAAGCTCGTTTCCTGGGTAAAGGTGTTCTGAAAGCAATCGGCGCTGTAAACGGCCCAATCGCTGCTGCCCTGCTGGGTAAAGATGCTCAGGACCAAGCTACTATCGACCAGATCATGATCGACCTGGATGGTACTGAAAACAAATCTAACTTCGGTGCTAACGCAATCCTGGCTGTGTCTCTGGCGAACGCTAAAGCGGCTGCTGCTGCTAAAGGTCTGCCACTGTACGCTCACATTGCTGAACTGAACGGCACTCCAGGTGTTTACTCAATGCCTCTGCCAATGATGAACATCATCAACGGTGGTGAGCACGCTGACAACAACGTAGACATCCAAGAATTCATGATCCAGCCAGTTGGCGCTAAGACCCTGAAAGAAGCAGTTCGCATGGGTGCTGAAGTGTTCCACAACCTGGCTAAAGTTCTGAAATCTAAAGGCTACAACACTGCAGTTGGTGATGAAGGCGGTTTCGCTCCTAACCTGAAATCTAACGCTGAAGCGCTGGAAGTTATCGCTGAAGCAGTTGCTGCTGCTGGCTATGTGCTGGGTAAAGACGTTACTCTGGCTATGGACTGCGCGGCATCTGAATTCTACGATGCTGAGAAGAAAGAATATAACCTGAAAGGCGAAGGTCGTATCTTCACTTCTAACGGTTTCTCTGACTTCCTGGAAGACCTGACTACCAAATTCCCAATCGTTTCTATCGAAGACGGTCTGGACGAATCTGATTGGGAAGGCTTCGCTTACCAAACAGAAAAACTGGGTAAAAAAATCCAGATCGTTGGTGACGACCTGTTCGTAACTAACACCAAGATCCTGAAACGTGGTATCGACAACGGTATCGCTAACTCAATCCTGATCAAATTCAACCAGATCGGTTCTCTGACCGAAACTCTGGCTGCGATCAAAATGGCTAAAGACGCTGGTTACACTGCAGTTATCTCTCACCGTTCAGGTGAAACTGAAGATGCTACCATCGCTGACCTGGCTGTTGGTACCGCTGCTGGCCAGATCAAAACTGGTTCTATGAGCCGTTCTGACCGTGTTGCTAAATACAACCAACTGATTCGTATCGAAGAAGCTCTGGGCGCTAAAGCACCGTTCAACGGTCTGAAAGAAGTGAAAGGTCAGGCTTAA
- a CDS encoding CTP synthase, producing MTTKYIFVTGGVVSSLGKGIAAASLAAVLEARGLKVTMLKLDPYINVDPGTMSPIQHGEVFVTEDGAETDLDLGHYERFIRTKMSRRNNFTTGRVYSDVLRKERRGDYLGATIQVIPHITNAIKERVIAGAAGHDVAIVEIGGTVGDIESLPFLEAIRQLAVDIGRNNALFMHLTLVPYLAAAGEVKTKPTQHSVKELLSIGIQPDILICRSDRAIPANERAKIALFCNVPERAVVSLKDVDSIYKIPALLKSQGLDQLVVDRFGLQCGEANLSEWEQVIYQEANPTGEVTIGMVGKYVSLPDAYKSVNEALKHAGLKNRLSINIRYIDSQDLETRGLEVLEGLDAILVPGGFGERGVEGKILAAQYARENKIPYLGICLGMQVALIEFARHVAGMDGAHSSEFKRDTPYPVVGLITEWIDEEGKVEVRSEGSDLGGTMRLGSQLCHLVDGSKVRALYGNDTIQERHRHRYEVNNTLLPKIEAAGLKVTGLSADKKLVEIVENPDHPWFVAVQFHPEFTSTPRDGHPLFEGFIKAAGEYMKRHLN from the coding sequence ATGACGACTAAATATATTTTCGTGACAGGCGGGGTGGTTTCATCCTTAGGTAAAGGTATCGCGGCAGCCTCATTGGCAGCGGTCCTCGAAGCGCGTGGTTTAAAAGTAACCATGCTGAAACTCGATCCGTACATCAACGTTGATCCGGGCACCATGAGCCCAATTCAGCATGGTGAAGTATTCGTCACGGAAGATGGCGCTGAAACCGATCTGGACTTAGGTCACTACGAACGTTTCATTCGTACCAAGATGTCCCGTCGCAACAACTTTACCACCGGTCGTGTGTATTCCGACGTGCTGCGTAAAGAGCGTCGTGGTGACTATCTGGGCGCAACTATTCAGGTTATTCCGCATATCACCAACGCGATTAAAGAACGCGTGATTGCTGGCGCTGCTGGTCATGACGTGGCTATCGTTGAAATCGGCGGTACGGTCGGTGATATCGAGTCTTTGCCGTTCTTGGAAGCTATTCGTCAGTTAGCAGTAGATATCGGCCGTAACAACGCGCTGTTTATGCATCTGACATTAGTGCCATATCTGGCCGCCGCTGGTGAAGTGAAGACCAAACCAACTCAGCACTCGGTGAAAGAATTGCTGTCGATCGGCATTCAACCAGACATTCTGATCTGTCGTTCCGACCGTGCGATCCCAGCGAACGAACGTGCCAAAATCGCTCTGTTCTGTAACGTGCCGGAACGTGCGGTTGTTTCGCTGAAAGACGTTGATTCTATTTATAAAATTCCAGCACTGCTGAAATCACAAGGTCTCGACCAACTGGTAGTCGATCGTTTTGGCCTGCAATGTGGCGAAGCGAATCTGTCAGAATGGGAACAGGTTATTTACCAAGAAGCTAATCCAACTGGTGAAGTTACCATTGGTATGGTTGGTAAATATGTGTCGCTGCCAGATGCATATAAATCAGTCAATGAAGCACTGAAACACGCTGGTCTGAAAAACCGCTTGAGCATTAACATCCGCTACATCGACTCGCAGGATCTGGAAACCAGAGGCCTGGAAGTATTAGAAGGTCTAGATGCGATCCTGGTGCCTGGTGGTTTCGGTGAGCGTGGTGTGGAAGGGAAAATTCTGGCGGCGCAATATGCCCGTGAGAACAAAATTCCTTATTTAGGTATCTGTCTGGGTATGCAGGTGGCGTTGATTGAATTTGCGCGCCATGTTGCCGGTATGGACGGTGCACACTCTTCCGAATTTAAACGTGACACACCGTATCCGGTCGTTGGTCTGATCACTGAATGGATCGACGAAGAAGGTAAAGTAGAAGTACGTTCTGAAGGTTCTGATCTGGGCGGCACTATGCGTCTGGGTTCACAACTGTGTCATTTGGTGGATGGCTCTAAAGTTCGTGCCTTGTATGGCAACGACACCATTCAGGAACGTCACCGTCATCGTTATGAAGTGAATAATACCCTGTTGCCGAAAATTGAAGCGGCAGGTTTGAAAGTGACCGGTTTGTCTGCGGACAAAAAACTGGTGGAAATTGTAGAGAATCCAGATCACCCATGGTTCGTAGCAGTACAGTTCCATCCGGAATTTACCTCTACACCTCGTGACGGACATCCGCTGTTTGAAGGCTTCATTAAAGCCGCGGGTGAATACATGAAACGACACTTAAATTAA
- the mazG gene encoding nucleoside triphosphate pyrophosphohydrolase, whose amino-acid sequence MSHTYSMQDLLALMQQLRDPENGCPWDKKQTLQSLTAYTIEEAYEVVDSIEQNDLSGLKSELGDLLFQVVFYAQLAQEQGLFNFQDVVSTISEKLVRRHPHVFAGKEFADTAAVSANWEAEKAKERQEKDAQATSVLDDIPHNLPALMRANKIQKRCATVGFDWHELPPVIEKIHEELDEVMAEINRADYDKAALGEELGDLLFANVNLVRHLGFEPEKILRAGNRKFERRFRAVEHIIQSQGRSVKACSLDELEAVWQQVKQLK is encoded by the coding sequence ATGTCGCACACATACTCAATGCAAGATCTTCTGGCGTTAATGCAGCAATTACGCGATCCGGAAAATGGCTGCCCGTGGGATAAAAAACAAACCTTGCAGAGTCTGACTGCCTATACCATCGAAGAAGCCTATGAGGTCGTCGATAGCATTGAACAAAACGATTTGTCTGGGCTTAAATCTGAGCTGGGCGATCTGCTGTTTCAAGTAGTGTTTTATGCGCAACTGGCACAGGAACAAGGTCTGTTCAATTTTCAGGATGTGGTGAGCACCATCAGTGAAAAGCTGGTCCGTCGCCATCCACATGTATTTGCGGGTAAAGAGTTTGCTGATACTGCGGCGGTCAGTGCGAATTGGGAAGCCGAAAAAGCCAAAGAGCGACAGGAAAAAGATGCGCAAGCCACCAGTGTGTTGGATGATATTCCGCATAATTTACCTGCATTAATGCGCGCAAACAAAATTCAAAAACGCTGTGCGACGGTTGGTTTTGACTGGCATGAACTGCCGCCGGTGATTGAAAAAATCCATGAAGAGCTGGATGAAGTCATGGCCGAGATCAACCGTGCTGACTACGATAAAGCGGCGCTCGGCGAAGAGCTGGGTGATTTGCTGTTTGCCAATGTCAACTTGGTTCGCCACCTGGGTTTTGAGCCAGAAAAGATCTTACGGGCCGGAAATCGTAAATTTGAACGTCGTTTTCGTGCAGTGGAGCACATTATTCAATCACAGGGTCGTTCAGTAAAAGCCTGTTCTTTGGATGAATTAGAAGCCGTTTGGCAACAAGTTAAACAATTGAAGTGA